In Vibrio celticus, one genomic interval encodes:
- a CDS encoding IS5 family transposase (programmed frameshift), with translation MPRTMLTDIRWELLLQVMKSTGRIYDKTEHRMTFEGILYRMRTGIPWRDLPSEFGEWSTVYRRFNLWSKKGILDNLFKSLSNMADFEWLFLDGSIVRAHQHSTGAATESSEQIGKSRGGNSTKIHLAVDSGGLPICFDLSEGQRHDIVHAESLVEQLDEVNTIVCDKGYDSEPFRIFVKERGGETVIAKRNYGQDIDKDSMDWCLYKYRHLVENAFGRIKHYRAISSRYDKLERNYASMLSLAFMLMWLPMYC, from the exons ATGCCAAGAACAATGCTAACTGATATTCGCTGGGAACTGCTACTCCAAGTTATGAAAAGTACAGGTCGTATTTACGATAAAACTGAACATCGAATGACATTTGAAGGAATACTTTATCGAATGAGAACAGGTATTCCTTGGCGAGATCTACCCTCTGAGTTCGGAGAGTGGAGTACCGTTTACAGACGATTTAATCTTTGGTCAAAGAAAGGGATTTTAGATAATCTTTTCAAAAGCTTATCTAACATGGCTGATTTTGAATGGT TATTTCTTGATGGCTCTATAGTTAGAGCACATCAGCATAGTACAGGTGCAGCTACTGAAAGTTCAGAGCAAATAGGAAAAAGTCGCGGGGGCAACTCAACCAAAATTCACTTAGCCGTAGATAGTGGTGGCCTGCCGATTTGCTTTGATTTATCAGAGGGACAACGCCACGATATAGTGCATGCCGAAAGCTTAGTTGAGCAACTCGATGAAGTTAATACCATCGTTTGTGATAAAGGATATGACAGCGAACCTTTCCGTATTTTTGTTAAGGAACGTGGCGGAGAAACGGTAATTGCTAAACGCAATTACGGACAAGATATAGACAAAGACAGTATGGATTGGTGTTTATACAAGTATCGTCACTTGGTCGAAAATGCCTTTGGGAGAATTAAGCATTATCGAGCTATTTCAAGTAGATATGACAAGCTAGAAAGGAATTATGCCAGCATGTTATCGCTGGCATTCATGTTAATGTGGCTACCGATGTATTGTTGA